In Mus caroli chromosome 9, CAROLI_EIJ_v1.1, whole genome shotgun sequence, a single window of DNA contains:
- the Cd276 gene encoding LOW QUALITY PROTEIN: CD276 antigen (The sequence of the model RefSeq protein was modified relative to this genomic sequence to represent the inferred CDS: inserted 7 bases in 4 codons; deleted 1 base in 1 codon; substituted 1 base at 1 genomic stop codon), whose amino-acid sequence MLRGWGGPSVGVCVRTALGVLCLCFTGAVEVQVSEDPVVALVDTDATLRCSFSPEPGFSLAQLNLIWQLTDTKQLVHSFTEGRDQGSAYANRTALFPDLLVQGNASLRLQRVRVTDEGSYTCFVSIQDFDSAAVSLQVAAFYSKPSMTWEPNNXWGQGDIICTSSQGCPEASAXAQQTGLVTESXVAKEQGLFDMHSMLRVVQDANGTYRCLVLNLVLQSYSSLMLGLCDSDPGDMEVQVSEDPVVSLMDSDNTICCSPLKPHPTLEPGFSLAHFILIWQLXDTKYLVCSFPGGLGPGQAYPSSTAFFPXLAQGSVFLRVPCMYVADEGSSPCFVGIWNFRNAAASLQVAAPYSKPSMTLEPNKDLRPGDMVTITCSSYQGYPEAEVFWKDGQGVPLTGNVTTSQMANERGLFDVHSVLRVVLGANGTYSCLVRNPVLQQDAHGSVTITGQPLTFPPEALWVTVGLSVCLVVLLVALAFVCWRKIKQSCEEENAGAEDQDGDGEGSKTALRPLKNSENKEDDGQEIA is encoded by the exons ATGCTTCGAGGATGGGGTGGCcccagtgtgggtgtgtgtgtgcgcacagcGCTGGGGGTGCTGTGCCTCTGCTTCACAG GAGCTGTGGAAGTCCAGGTCTCTGAAGACCCCGTGGTGGCCCTGGTGGACACGGATGCCACCCTACGCTGCTCCTTTTCCCCAGAGCCTGGCTTCAGTCTGGCACAGCTCAACCTCATCTGGCAGCTGACAGACACCAAACAGCTGGTGCACAGCTTCACGGAGGGCCGGGACCAAGGCAGTGCCTACGCCAACCGCACAGCGCTCTTCCCTGACCTGTTGGTGCAAGGCAATGCGTCCTTGAGGCTGCAGCGCGTCCGAGTAACCGACGAGGGCAGCTACACCTGCTTTGTGAGCATCCAGGACTTTGACAGTGCTGCTGTTAGCCTGCAGGTGGCCG CCTTCTACTCAAAGCCCAGCATGACTTGGGAGCCCAACAA CTGGGGACAAGGTGACATCATATGCACCAGCTCCCAGGGCTGCCCAGAGGCTTCGG GGGCTCAGCAGACTGGCCTTGTGACCGAATCTTAGGTGGCCAAGGAGCAGGGCTTGTTTGATATGCACAGCATGCTTAGAGTAGTCCAGGATGCTAATGGCACCTACAGATGCCTGGTACTCAACTTGGTGTTACA GTCCTATTCCTCCTTAATGCTTGGTCTCTGTGATTCTGACCCAGGAGACATGGAGGTCCAGGTCTCTGAAGACCCTGTGGTATCCCTGATGGACAGTGATAACACAATATGCTGTTCTCCC CtgaaaccccaccccaccctcgaGCCTGGCTTCAGCCTGGCCCATTTTATCCTCATCTGGCAACT AGACACCAAATATCTGGTGTGCAGCTTCCCTGGGGGGCTGGGTCCAGGGCAGGCCTATCCCAGCAGCACAGCATTCTTCCC GCTGGCACAGGGCAGTGTGTTCTTGAGGGTTCCGTGTATGTATGTAGCTGATGAGGGCAGCTCCCCCTGCTTTGTGGGCATCTGGAACTTTCGCAATGCTGCTGCCAGCCTGCAGGTGG CAGCCCCCTACTCGAAGCCCAGCATGACCCTGGAGCCCAACAAGGACCTACGTCCAGGGGACATGGTGACCATCACGTGCTCTAGCTACCAGGGCTATCCGGAGGCCGAGGTGTTCTGGAAGGATGGACAGGGAGTGCCCTTGACTGGCAATGTGACCACATCCCAGATGGCCAACGAGCGGGGCTTGTTCGATGTTCACAGCGTGCTGAGGGTGGTGCTGGGTGCTAACGGCACCTACAGCTGCCTGGTACGCAACCCGGTGTTGCAGCAAGATGCTCACGGCTCAGTCACCATCACAG gGCAGCCCCTGACATTCCCCCCTGAGGCTCTGTGGGTAACCGTGGGGCTCTCCGTCTGTCTTGTGGTACTACTGGTGGCTCTGGCTTTCGTGTGCTGGAGAAAGATCAAGCAGAGCTGCGAGGAGGAGAATGCAG GTGCTGAGGACCAggatggagatggagaaggatCCAAGACAG ctcTACGGCCTCTgaaaaactctgaaaacaaagaag ATGACGGACAAGAAATTGCTTGA